AACCCATCCAAATTCTCACGCAGGAGGATATCCGACTCAGATTTATTTGCATATATCGCACGGATCTTCGTCTTATCACTCGGCGCCGACTCCAGAATGCGCGCTATAACTTGATACCCCGGCGTCACGCCTGAGCCACCGAGAATGAAACTCACGTTGTCGAAGGTGTATTCCTTATCGTCGATGGCAAAGCGCCCGTTATCTAAATACCTGATCGCACCGGATGGGCCCTTCACTTCgatttcttcgccttcgcgCATACAGTCTAGGATATTGCTCATTGTGCCTCCTGGCTGGTCCTCGTCTGGTAGGTACGTCTTCACGACAAGGTCAAAAGTGCCATCATCTTCGGTGTCTAGGACTGGCCGTATGGGGGTGTAAGGACGCATGACGAGGCGGTCTTCGAAGTGGAAGCCGACCTGGACGTGTTGGCCTGTATGGAGGCCGAGGGCTTTGGATGGGGGCGGGAGAGTAAAGGTGTAACGCTGGGTGTCGGATGAGAGGCGGTGCTTTTTGTAGAGTTTTGCCTGAGTCCATCTGATGTTTTCTATGTTAGAGTACTGggtcttttttttccttttggGGAAAGAGGTTGACGAACTTGTTTTTGTTCAAGGCAAAATCGTGTTTTGTGTCTCCTTTGCTAGACTTCTCCGAGGCCTTTTGTTCGGCGTCCTTTTCCATATGGGCCATTGCCTTCTGAGTGACTTTGCCGATTATACATTCTGTACCTTGTTATTAGCTACTGCGCTAATACTGGGTCAGAGAGTTGTTGTCTCACCTTTGAGCTTGGACTGCGCAAAGTCATCATGGATACTCTCAAACTCTTCAGTTGTATCCATATGGACCGCCCCAGCATGCCCCATGATAGGGCCTCTCCCACCAGGATGCCAGCTCAAAACACTAGTCACATCGTATACATTACCATTAATAACAATCCAGCAGTCATCCGGCGAGGTATGCTTTTCGATTTCCTGCCGGGTGAATTCCTTCTCAGGGGTGGCTGCTTTGCGCTTGATGTCTTTGATCTGTTCTTCTGTGGACTGCTTCATCCAGCCATTCATGCCGTTGCCGGCATCGACGGGGTGGCGGAAGAGGAGATATGCTTCGGTATCTGTTTCTTCAATTTCTGGGCGGACTTGGTACCAACAATTGTTCATCATTCTGTTTATATTAGCAGAGTTGACTTGTGTATTGGATAATTAAGGGGGAAATTACCCTGTGATGTTCCAAActggctttggtggctgCGTGTTCCTATGCTCATCCATTGCACGGACGACTATACTGGGTGCGCGGATGAGCTTGCTCAAGTCTAAGTCGATGTGCCAGTGCAACCAAGTCCAGAATTTCTTGCTGTGTCGGAATGGAGCATCAGGATACTGCCAATAGTATTAGCGGACCATCGGCAATAAGAGTGAGGGGTGACATACTTTGCGAATACAATAAAGCCAAGTATCGCCGCCATCCAAACTAACCTCCACCCGCGCTATTTCATTCCCGCTGCCGTTGTACGCAAGTCCCTCGATGCGATATGTCTCTCCCTTCCTCACTTCAGCCAGGTCGATCTTTTCCCCTTGTGCAGGCCGCACGATAGCCGAGTTCAGCATTTGCTTGTTGCATATCGTACTTGGGTGGTGGAACATCGTTTGGGCGACATCGGACTCAACGTCCGTAACGAAAGTGGGAAGTTGTCGGTTATCGTAAATATGATAGAAGCTgtcattctccttctctgtgACCCAGACCTTCGACAGCCATTTGACAGACCGTGCGCCTACCCAGCCAGGAAGAATTAGGCGAAGCGGATAGCCATGGTCCGGAGGAATGGGGCGATCGTTCATCCCGTAGGCAAGCAGGACATCGTTGGTAGCATCCATGGCATATTCGAGCGGTATGCAAGTCTCATACTTGCCTTCACTTAGCTCGTCAGCGCCAACAAAGTTCACCCAGAAGAATTTCTCGGGGTTCTCGTCTATCAGCCGTGCAGTGTCTGCGGCTAGGAGGACATCACGCAACAACGCCCCCCTCCAGTAGGCGCAGCCAGAAGCTGCAATAGTGAAATTGAACGCGCGAGTCTTCCTAATCATGTTAAGCTCCTTTCGGCGACTTCCATCACAGGCTAAAAAAACCGGAATATTGATACTCTCAAACTGACTTTTCAAGTCGTCCATCCAGAGGGTCAGTTTCTTCCCGGCCTCTACCTCGAGCTTATGATTCTCCCATAATAAATGCGGTACCGCACCGTGGTTACGCACGTAATGAATGCACGAGGGCGTGATGAGACCACCATCAAAGAGAGTGGAAAGCTCGGCCTCCGCATTCATGGGATGCTTTCCCGTCAGTCGAATCAGTTTATCGCTGCGCGGGATCCAGCTGTCTGGAGAGAACTGATCAGCTTCGTCAATTTGCGCTGGAAGCTGCTCGTCCTTGTCTTTGTACGGGGAGAACCCCTTCCCATCGTTTCTTCGCATTGACGATCGATATTGTTGCTCGTATTTCAGGCAATCGAGAAGCGCTTGCTCCTCTGTTGAGAGCTTTGGCcgtccctctccctctttctcGCCCTCCTGGTCCTTTTTATCTGCCTCGCTTTTATCCTTTTGAGCGGTGTTCTTTTGCGCGTCTTCTTCCGATTTCTGcttttccctctctttctcttccgcctcttccttctcttttcgCTTCTGGTTCACCGGCCACGGCTGGGCATACTTGATGAATGATTCTGTTGTATGTAGCACGTACCGCCAAAATTTTGGGTGCAAGTCTGGCCTCGCCAGGTGAAAGTCCTATTACACATTaccatctcatcctcactACTCCAAGGCCCACCAAGTCGGTATACGTAGGTTAGGGTTTGGTTACTTACAGTCTGCTTCGTCATCACATCGCGAATAGTAACCAAACCACCCTCCTTAACTTTCTGTCTCAGCTCattgagcttctcctccgcaatATCCTCAAGCTCATACAATGCCTCGTCACCGCGATTGGTTACGCCCATACGCCGGGCATCACGGTCACGGATGCCGACACGGTGGCTGTGGGTTTGGGCCCAGTCCGGCTCAGACAGGATTTCGAGGGAAGATGCTCCCTCAGGTTTTGAGGGTGCCATTTTTGcgtattattattatgttCAATAAAAGGGATAATTTGCAGGTATCGTTGGTTTCGCTAGTTATATAAGGTGGCATGATGTCATCCATGGTTAATTGTAGGCACACCGATTACCAGGTCCTCGGGTTCAGATCTCTTGATCAGAGTTTCCGGAAGCAGGAAACAGAGCTACGGTTTCTCCGCGGACAGAGTTTCGAGTTGACACAGAGGAACCTTGGAATTAAGGtggaggatggatggatggagaatCAAAGATGGGGGCCTGAGGCTCCGACCCACGCGGTTATTTTTCGCCATCGCATCATCGCAATCAATTCCCGACTCTCGAGACGTCTTTGTTCGTTAGCTAAGACCGTCTTGAGCAATCCTCTTCTTACTCTTCATCTGCCGCCATGTCCTAGTTCCCATCAGCAATCATACTTTTATATCCCGATACGACAAGTGCAGACTTTGCCTGACCATGGACCCCACGATCACTCGAGTGCTCTCTCGGCTAGACCCCGCGGTCCCGTTCCGCACCTCCAGcggccatctccatcacaCTTGGGCTCGCACCTTTTATTCGCGTCCGGAGCTGTATATCCAGCCACAGACCATTCCCGAAATCCAGCAGGTCATCAATTTAGCCCGTCGGTGCCGACGCCGGCTTGTGGTTGTTGGCAGCGGTCACTCACCTTCTGACCTGACATGTACCTCGGCATGGATGGTGAACTTGGATGACTTCAATCGCATATTGGATGTCAACACCGAGACAGGAATTGTTACGGTTGAAGCCGGTATACGCCTGTGGGACTTGGGAAAACAATTGGAGGAGCAACATGGATTGACGCTGTCGAATCTGGGAAGTATCGACAGTCAGTCTATTGCTGGTGTTATTGCCACGGGTACCCATGGGAGCTCTCTGGCGCATGGTCTGATCTCGGAGTGCGTTGTTTCGCTGACTCTGATGCTGGCAAATGGACAACTGGTGCGCTGTAGTGCCAGCAGCAACCAGGCACTTTTCCGGGCGGCTCTCATTTCTTTGGGGGCGTTAGGGATAGTCGTTGAAGTCAGCTTCCGCTCGGAGCCGTCGTTTAAAATAGCCTGGAGACAAACACGGCGATCGCTCTCCAGTATCCTGGATGAGTGGTCGTCTGGGTTATGGACGTCGCATGAGTTCGTCCGCGTGTGGTGGATGCCGTACGAGAAAGCTGCAATTCATTGGTATGCTGATAAGACGGATCTTCCGCTGAAAGCGCCGCCAAAGACCTTTTATGGTGAGGCTCTTGGATATCACGTATACCATAATTTGTTGGCCCTATCGAACTATTTTCCTCGCATTCTTCCGTGGGTGGAGTGGCTTGTGTTCGGGTTGCAGTACGGATTTAAAGCAGAGAAGACGGTCACAGGAGCAGTTGAACACGCGCGTACGGGTCTCCTGATGAATTGTCTCTACTCACAATTTGTCAATGAATGGGCATTGCCGTTGGAGAAGGGTCCAGAGGCAATGACAAGGTTGTCGGCCTGGCTGCATGGAGATGTCGAATCGGCCCGCATCCCCTTCTCTGTTGACGGGCTGTGGGTGCATTGTCCCGTCGAAGTCAGAGTTGCAAACACTACGCATAACAAGGGCCCTCGGCCTTTCCTCGACCCCACTAGCAGCCAAGGGCCGACATTGTATCTTAATGCGACTCTATATCGTCCATATTTTCGAGACCCTCCTTGTAAGGATCGCTATTACGAAGCATTTGAGTGGCTCATGCGAGATATGGGTGCAAAGCCACATTGGGCTAAAAACTTCAAATCAACAGGCCAAGAGCTGAGGGGATTGTATGGGAAGGACATGGATGAGTGGCTCAGAGTCCGTCAGGACGTGGATGCCGATGGCATGTTCCTTGGCGAATGGCATTACCGCACTCTTGCTGTGTCTGGTGATGAGGGCCCAGGATTAAGTTCCTTAGATGCAACCTCTTTTCCATTGATGGAGCGTGAGAAGGCTCGTCAGCAGGCGAATATCCGTGGCGCTGGAGATGGTGTGGAATGGATCGGAGATAATCGGTGGGAGACGGACACAAAAGAGACAAGTGTTTTGTTGTCGACCGTGGAGAGGGAGAAACTCACCTCTAGTtcgccaacaacagcaacgagCGAGGAGAGCTTCGACCTCCTCGCGTCCGGTGAGGCGAGTGTGGTAATCCCTGAACCGTGAGCGACGAGTAGCAAACAGATGACCCTTTTTGAGGTCTCTGTATGGCTGGCTATTATGTCCAGCTCCACCGAGTAACATAAAGTACTCTACCGTATTAattttctctttgctttttccccCGATTAAATCAACTGGCGCTTAACTCCGCTGCCTCCCGCAGCCCTCATCCTTTGACGTGGTCAGCTAGCATCCAATTCCATTTGGCGAGAGGGTCCAACAGGTCCATTTGGATCTCGGCCCAACCCCATCACTGGAAGTTGTTGACCGGGGTTATCGCACTTCGAGGCAAGAATACTAGATGGCCGGAAATACAGGCTTCCTTCTCTGTCAAGTATCGACTCGGTCACGGTAGTAAATAACCACTCCATGTCCACGGCGCAGGGGAACGGCGTGAGTGAGACCAGCAAGTGAAAGCTGATCCAGGCCTTCTCAAATCTCGACCAATGACTGTCCAGAGGCGACCTCGAGTCTCTGCTCACAATATCTGCAAGGCGATAATGCTACTCTGATTTGATCCAAACCTGGGCAGCCTCCTCTAGCTCAATTCAACGATCAATCGGACGATCCTTCGCTTGCGAACGGGATGATTCGAGCTGTGCGAAAACTTGCCATACATTTGCATTCCTCCCATTCGTCATACTGTTCAACCAGGGTTCATGCTAGATATTGTCATTGGCAAATACCAGCAAATGTCGAACACAGGCAGCCATCGCACCATCAAATTGTCCCACTCAGCGTCCTCTTCGTACCTCATTGGAACCAGCCTTGGGAGCTAAGCTCAGGCTCCCTTTCTTGTCAGCCATCGGGGCTGTCCCGAGAACTGGTGGGAAGAATTGTGCAATCGCAGTTCGTATGATCTGCAAGTGATACTAGGATGGGAAAggtggaagatggaggagcccTCTGCAACTGCACACCATCATGAGACCGTAGCTCCATGCGCCAAACGTAGCAGGATCCCCTGAATCTGATGAGTCGTGAAGTTTTCTCGTCACACCACAAAGAGAATCATCACGGGGTCCAAGTCACGTTTCCCCGCAGGAAAACCCATTGGCTCCATCTTGGTATCGTTCTTTCCCCAAGCTTACCTGACTCCCACACCTTCTGCCGTGCCATTCTATGTTTCTCTTCTTATCCTTGGcttttcattttctttcATGACTCAACTAGGCGCGCTGCGAACTCCTCAGGCGAACCTTGAATCGACGAAGCGGCCTAAACTCAGGAGGCTCTCACACTACTATACCGGATTTGCAATGGAActctcaacaccaaggccCGAGCATCCGTATAGCTAACGCACCAATCTATCCGTGAATTTTCCTGGTGCACCACTGCCTAGGATGCTCGAGAAAAAGTTCACTACGGTTGGAGACACCAGGAGAGGAGAGTCAAGCTACCACTTGA
This region of Aspergillus puulaauensis MK2 DNA, chromosome 5, nearly complete sequence genomic DNA includes:
- a CDS encoding putative nitrate reductase (COG:C,H;~EggNog:ENOG410Q4IF;~InterPro:IPR001834,IPR014756,IPR036374,IPR001433, IPR005066,IPR001199,IPR017927,IPR008333,IPR008335, IPR036400,IPR017938,IPR039261,IPR000572;~PFAM:PF00174,PF00175,PF03404,PF00173,PF00970;~go_function: GO:0016491 - oxidoreductase activity [Evidence IEA];~go_function: GO:0030151 - molybdenum ion binding [Evidence IEA];~go_process: GO:0055114 - oxidation-reduction process [Evidence IEA]), which produces MAPSKPEGASSLEILSEPDWAQTHSHRVGIRDRDARRMGVTNRGDEALYELEDIAEEKLNELRQKVKEGGLVTIRDVMTKQTDFHLARPDLHPKFWRYVLHTTESFIKYAQPWPVNQKRKEKEEAEEKEREKQKSEEDAQKNTAQKDKSEADKKDQEGEKEGEGRPKLSTEEQALLDCLKYEQQYRSSMRRNDGKGFSPYKDKDEQLPAQIDEADQFSPDSWIPRSDKLIRLTGKHPMNAEAELSTLFDGGLITPSCIHYVRNHGAVPHLLWENHKLEVEAGKKLTLWMDDLKSQFESINIPVFLACDGSRRKELNMIRKTRAFNFTIAASGCAYWRGALLRDVLLAADTARLIDENPEKFFWVNFVGADELSEGKYETCIPLEYAMDATNDVLLAYGMNDRPIPPDHGYPLRLILPGWVGARSVKWLSKVWVTEKENDSFYHIYDNRQLPTFVTDVESDVAQTMFHHPSTICNKQMLNSAIVRPAQGEKIDLAEVRKGETYRIEGLAYNGSGNEIARVEVSLDGGDTWLYCIRKYPDAPFRHSKKFWTWLHWHIDLDLSKLIRAPSIVVRAMDEHRNTQPPKPVWNITGMMNNCWYQVRPEIEETDTEAYLLFRHPVDAGNGMNGWMKQSTEEQIKDIKRKAATPEKEFTRQEIEKHTSPDDCWIVINGNVYDVTSVLSWHPGGRGPIMGHAGAVHMDTTEEFESIHDDFAQSKLKECIIGKVTQKAMAHMEKDAEQKASEKSSKGDTKHDFALNKNKWTQAKLYKKHRLSSDTQRYTFTLPPPSKALGLHTGQHVQVGFHFEDRLVMRPYTPIRPVLDTEDDGTFDLVVKTYLPDEDQPGGTMSNILDCMREGEEIEVKGPSGAIRYLDNGRFAIDDKEYTFDNVSFILGGSGVTPGYQVIARILESAPSDKTKIRAIYANKSESDILLRENLDGFAAEHRGQFEITHVLSHPSDEWKGLKGHVNEDIIKHHAFEPGEKSVVLLCGPPTMIQKAALPALKDWGYDEDKNLFGF
- the ALO1 gene encoding D-arabinono-1,4-lactone oxidase (BUSCO:EOG092624X0;~COG:V;~EggNog:ENOG410PHKJ;~InterPro:IPR006093,IPR006094,IPR010031,IPR036318, IPR016169,IPR030654,IPR007173,IPR016167,IPR016166;~PFAM:PF04030,PF01565;~TransMembrane:1 (o179-199i);~go_component: GO:0016020 - membrane [Evidence IEA];~go_function: GO:0003885 - D-arabinono-1,4-lactone oxidase activity [Evidence IEA];~go_function: GO:0016491 - oxidoreductase activity [Evidence IEA];~go_function: GO:0016899 - oxidoreductase activity, acting on the CH-OH group of donors, oxygen as acceptor [Evidence IEA];~go_function: GO:0050660 - flavin adenine dinucleotide binding [Evidence IEA];~go_function: GO:0071949 - FAD binding [Evidence IEA];~go_process: GO:0055114 - oxidation-reduction process [Evidence IEA]), whose protein sequence is MDPTITRVLSRLDPAVPFRTSSGHLHHTWARTFYSRPELYIQPQTIPEIQQVINLARRCRRRLVVVGSGHSPSDLTCTSAWMVNLDDFNRILDVNTETGIVTVEAGIRLWDLGKQLEEQHGLTLSNLGSIDSQSIAGVIATGTHGSSLAHGLISECVVSLTLMLANGQLVRCSASSNQALFRAALISLGALGIVVEVSFRSEPSFKIAWRQTRRSLSSILDEWSSGLWTSHEFVRVWWMPYEKAAIHWYADKTDLPLKAPPKTFYGEALGYHVYHNLLALSNYFPRILPWVEWLVFGLQYGFKAEKTVTGAVEHARTGLLMNCLYSQFVNEWALPLEKGPEAMTRLSAWLHGDVESARIPFSVDGLWVHCPVEVRVANTTHNKGPRPFLDPTSSQGPTLYLNATLYRPYFRDPPCKDRYYEAFEWLMRDMGAKPHWAKNFKSTGQELRGLYGKDMDEWLRVRQDVDADGMFLGEWHYRTLAVSGDEGPGLSSLDATSFPLMEREKARQQANIRGAGDGVEWIGDNRWETDTKETSVLLSTVEREKLTSSSPTTATSEESFDLLASGEASVVIPEP